A genomic window from Excalfactoria chinensis isolate bCotChi1 chromosome 18, bCotChi1.hap2, whole genome shotgun sequence includes:
- the RPL7A gene encoding large ribosomal subunit protein eL8: protein MPKGKKAKGKKVAPAPAVVKKQEAKKVVNPLFEKRPKNFGIGQDIQPKRDLTRFVKWPRYIRLQRQRSILYKRLKVPPAINQFSQALDRQTATQLLKLAHKYRPETKQEKKQRLLARAEQKAAGKGDTPTKRPPVLRAGVNTVTTLVENKKAQLVVIAHDVDPIELVVFLPALCRKMGVPYCIIKSKARLGRLVHRKTCTCVAFTQVNPEDKGALAKLVEAVKTNYNDRYDEIRRHWGGNVLGPKSVARIAKLEKAKAKELATKLG, encoded by the exons ATG CCGAAAGGAAAAAAGGCCAAGGGCAAAAAGGTGGCACCTGCCCCTGCTGTAGTCAAGAAGCAGGAGGCCAAGAAGGTCGTCAATCCCCTCTTTGAGAAGAGGCCCAAGAACTTTGGCATTG GACAGGATATCCAGCCCAAGCGTGATCTCACACGCTTTGTGAAATGGCCCCGTTACATCAGGCTGCAGCGCCAGCGCTCCATTCTCTACAAGCGTTTGAAGGTGCCTCCTGCAATCAACCAGTTCAGTCAGGCTTTGGACCGCCAAACAG CCACGCAGCTTCTGAAGCTGGCGCACAAATACAGGCCAGAAACTAAGCAAGAGAAGAAGCAGAGGCTGCTGGCTCGTGctgagcagaaagctgcaggaaagggAGATACTCCAACTAAGAGACCACCAGTTCTCCGGGCAG GTGTTAACACTGTCACAACTCTGGTAGAGAACAAGAAAGCTCAGCTTGTGGTGATCGCCCATGATGTAGACCCCATTGAG CTGGTGGTCTTCTTGCCAGCTCTGTGCCGCAAGATGGGGGTGCCGTACTGCATCATCAAGagcaaggccaggctggggcGACTGGTGCACAGGAAAACTTGTACCTGTGTTGCTTTCACCCAAGTTAACCC GGAGGATAAGGGTGCCCTTGCAAAGCTGGTGGAGGCTGTCAAGACCAACTACAATGACAGATATGATGAG ATCCGTCGTCACTGGGGTGGTAACGTCTTGGGTCCAAAATCTGTGGCTCGCATTGCCAAGCTTGAAAAAGCAAAGGCTAAAGAACTGGCTACTAAGCTGGGCTAA
- the MED22 gene encoding mediator of RNA polymerase II transcription subunit 22 isoform X1, whose amino-acid sequence MAQQRVLPQSKETLLQSYNKRLKDDVKSIMDNFTEIIKTAKIEDETQVSRATQSEQDNYEMHVRAANIVRAGESLMKLVSDLKQFLILNDFPSVNEAINQRNQQLRSLQEECDKKLIALRDEISIDLYELEEEYYSSSYSLCDSNDLPLCEAYWREDFDPLSPESLSMPLTTATAEQGIATSQSSTPSHPHVNGHGAGPADHS is encoded by the exons ATGGCGCAGCAGCGGGTGTTACCGCAGAGCAAAGAGACCCTGCTGCAGTCCTACAACAAGCGGCTGAAGGATGACGTTAAATCCATTATGGACAACTTCACTGAGATCATTAAGACCGCTAAG ATCGAGGATGAAACTCAGGTCTCTCGAGCGACCCAAAGCGAGCAGGATAACTACGAGATGCACGTCAGAGCTGCAAACATT GTTCGAGCTGGTGAGTCCTTGATGAAACTTGTGTCTGACCTGAAGCAGTTCTTGATCCTCAATGATTTCCCCTCTGTAAACGAAGCTATCAACCAGCGCAACCAGCAGCTGAGAAGCTTGCAGGAGGAGTGTGACAAGAAGTTGATTGCACTACGGGATGAGATCTCCATTGACCTGTATGAGCTAGAAGAAGAATATTACTCTTCCAG CTACAGTCTATGTGACAGCAATGATCTACCGCTGTGCGAAGCCTACTGGAGAGAAGACTTTGATCCACTGTCTCCTGAAAGCCTCTCCATGCCTCTGACAACTGCCACGGCAGAGCAGGGTATTGCTACCTCTCAGAGCTCAACCCCATCACACCCTCACGTGAACGGGCATGGGGCAGGCCCCGCAGACCACTCCTGA
- the SURF6 gene encoding surfeit locus protein 6, which yields MSSLAAQDAYLQGLARKVCTQNAPESRKRKFLSKPGQPGDADRQLKKKKRRKSRKQAEKTDFPAVKQGVSNTNKLSPGHKAAPQANKSSPLGVKQNKNESSVTGAKSELGSTSFSAINLLRQRLHEKIKEASGRDDTKELPPSVLEKRQRRKYEKERKKRKRKELKMMKAKAVKEETEEVPIEPQSKKEESTTEIVFNKIKVHEENELNKIQKKKEKRKAVKGKITPLTGRNYKQLLNRLEIRKNKLEELKEKDQKKAQDLEMKMKWTNVLYKAEGVKIHDDETRLKEALKRKEKRKAQRQKQWEERTEKVAERMQQRQEKRRKNIQKKKKEKMEHKKAKARKKGRVLPEDLKKAGL from the exons ATGTCCAGCCTGGCCGCTCAGGACGCCTACCTGCAGGGCTTGGCGAGGAAGGTCTGCACGCAGAACGCCCCGGAGTCGCGGAAGAGGAAGTTCT TGTCGAAACCAGGCCAGCCAGGTGATGCTGACAGGCAgctcaagaaaaagaagagaaggaaatccAGAAAGCAAGCTGAGAAGACAGATTTCCCTGCAGTTAAACAAGGAGTTTCTAACACCAATAAGCTGAGTCCAGGACATAAAGCAGCTCCCCAGGCCAACAAATCATCTCCACTGGGtgtaaagcagaacaaaaatgagAGTTCTGTTACAG GTGCCAAAAGTGAACTTGGCTCCACTTCTTTTTCCGCAATAAATCTCTTGCGTCAGAGACTACATGAGAAGATTAAAGAAGCTTCTGGGCGG GATGATACCAAAGAATTACCCCCTTCAGTCCTGGAGAAGAGGCAAAGAAGGAAGTatgaaaaagagaggaagaagcgAAAAAGAAAGGAGTTAAAGATGATGAAGGCAAAAGCGGTGAAGGAAGAAACCGAGGAGGTACCTATAGAGccacaaagcaaaaaggaagagagCACAACTGAGATCGTCTTCAACAAGATCAAAGTGCATGAAGAGAACGAACTGAACAagatccagaagaaaaaagagaagaggaaagcagtgaAGGGGAAAATCACTCCTCTGACGGGTAGGAATTACAAGCAGCTGCTGAATAGGCTGGAGATACGGAAGAATaagctggaggagctgaaggaaaaggacCAGAAGAAAGCTCAGGATCtggagatgaaaatgaaatggacGAACGTTCTGTATAAGGCAGAAGGTGTGAAGATTCATGACGACGAGACTCGCCTGAAGGAAGCTCTGAAGCGCAAAGAGAAGCGTAAAGCGCAGCGCCAAAAGCAGTGGgaggagagaacagaaaaggtGGCAGAAAGGAtgcagcagaggcaggagaAGCGTCGGAAGAACattcagaagaagaagaaggagaagatgGAGCATAAAAAAGCCAAGGCCAGGAAGAAAGGCCGTGTTCTGCCAGAGGACTTGAAGAAAGCTGGCTTGTAG
- the MED22 gene encoding mediator of RNA polymerase II transcription subunit 22 isoform X2: MAQQRVLPQSKETLLQSYNKRLKDDVKSIMDNFTEIIKTAKIEDETQVSRATQSEQDNYEMHVRAANIVRAGESLMKLVSDLKQFLILNDFPSVNEAINQRNQQLRSLQEECDKKLIALRDEISIDLYELEEEYYSSRYK; this comes from the exons ATGGCGCAGCAGCGGGTGTTACCGCAGAGCAAAGAGACCCTGCTGCAGTCCTACAACAAGCGGCTGAAGGATGACGTTAAATCCATTATGGACAACTTCACTGAGATCATTAAGACCGCTAAG ATCGAGGATGAAACTCAGGTCTCTCGAGCGACCCAAAGCGAGCAGGATAACTACGAGATGCACGTCAGAGCTGCAAACATT GTTCGAGCTGGTGAGTCCTTGATGAAACTTGTGTCTGACCTGAAGCAGTTCTTGATCCTCAATGATTTCCCCTCTGTAAACGAAGCTATCAACCAGCGCAACCAGCAGCTGAGAAGCTTGCAGGAGGAGTGTGACAAGAAGTTGATTGCACTACGGGATGAGATCTCCATTGACCTGTATGAGCTAGAAGAAGAATATTACTCTTCCAGGTACAAATAG